One window of the Anticarsia gemmatalis isolate Benzon Research Colony breed Stoneville strain chromosome 21, ilAntGemm2 primary, whole genome shotgun sequence genome contains the following:
- the smash gene encoding smallish isoform X4, with product MEHEPSQPRAKSKTFNEMLEERAGRRRRNPLALYTEDDGHDLSDLGIGTSSTKSSLSEDCDTHSLASDGIDLDKNHSDVDNLSNCDTNRKLGSSANEYDTCTTTTISSPEPEEYTYEGAIEGYKSRIISQTNSNIVKTVVNNNHKEKSPEKNGDLNRIRTTVSNKIEEKVSSFQQERANDVKNNNQKKDLPKVDIHKRREQFERENSQESQTNKPKIPEIANKKSIKERLSSLEKFTEESHVQKSTSDLSKLPTEVKPLKERLSSLEKVKSTEPEKVKRLSNGDLSNTRSLKERLSSLKSQTSEEDIKMAKTEVKEVSMSLKERLSCLDAAKNKEIPKISVEEEIAQRKEMESKIEETKDALMESSLKSSLSGIENQMQSFCRSLDSLDINGQSSPNSFERVQSLEDFDCAEMQNNTVPSDIETEDSGIHTARDSCVPADDIADLTQVASPVGEPMVEVSEYESSNEDGISKDDIILETKIEEIEKHSSPIQIIQDVIVEETEEQDVKTDDDSASNYLQAVSQPEELSVTEATEIQLDKDDEDTLKSLDNQDTSVSLNEQSSSESDTVVFEGKMTISLNLNEIRNNMTAGAGTTNANTNSMPMVIDALELAFKELDSEDSAVMEETPKKNDMDFEKKITVAPLYENIDIFYQNADEAFPLDMPANVLEPPKEKPPPPPTEDGPEDELLGNGNFKHTSSARRIKKEIRNKRTSFLGIEGQDDSYLDVDLTLAPRPDITSFLQEETKIEKLLYKKTLSHDMDAKLRESRDSGVDVDRGPSAEAWYRGHSSPETSNPHSRQNSEPYTHVTVTSDEEEQIKKQTFTSDLNSKLTELTDTQTDNIENMDKKLQQTQAGTNEDWPDGAFDDAHTKEVLRFERELLQLEQEELRRQRENLIRDQTRIIQKSVQDISSIPSTPEKPPMHSRPKNGNQNYRHSMPNLLLNENYASIPPAVPERSEVDEKRKPFVSEEHMQRHFGVEESRRVLYEGKDVRRQAVRVPQPVLPPKPKSRESIEREITMRSSRVPSAVEYANVQLRQKPVTNGNGANYHPMTRHTLQALSAAPTPKLMSNTEWMQQRQPVRKPANYNYNQHWLIQEAEQRRIEEARRTRAAQRHSYHPDLQHPAHPVHPTHPAHLHEMHALSTSQQQLSEVKRPVRTEQREEKLLSVSGRRKCSHCGEELGRGAAMIIESLSLCYHVWCFTCAVCGAALGDGRAGADVRVRAQRLHCQHCYSSDDGRKYSAV from the exons CGCTGGTCGCAGAAGGCGGAACCCCCTGGCCTTGTACACGGAGGACGACGGTCACGACCTCAGTGACCTCGGCATAGGCACCTCCAGCACTAAGAGCAGCCTCAGCGAGGACTGCGATACGCATAGCTTGGCT AGCGACGGTATCGACCTGGATAAAAACCATTCAGACGTCGACAACCTGTCGAACTGCGACACAAACCGCAAGCTGGGCTCCAGCGCCAACGAATACGACACCTGCACGACCACCACGATCAGCTCCCCAGAGCCTGAGGAGTACACTTACGAAGGAGCTATTGAGGGCTACAAGTCCCGCATCATTTCACAAACCAACAGCAACATCGTCAAAACTGTCGTAAACAATAACCATAAAGAGAAATCGCCTGAGAAGAATGGAGATCTTAACAGGATCAGAACGACAGTCAGCAACAAAATCGAAGAAAAAGTCTCTTCCTTCCAGCAAGAAAGGGCTAATGACGTCAAAAATAATAACCAGAAGAAAGACTTGCCCAAAGTCGATATACACAAGAGAAGAGAACAGTTTGAGAGGGAGAACTCGCAGGAGTCTCAGACGAATAAACCGAAGATCCCCGAAATCGCGAACAAGAAATCTATAAAGGAAAGACTGTCTAGTTTAGAGAAGTTCACAGAAGAGTCGCATGTCCAAAAGTCTACTAGCGACCTGTCCAAGTTACCTACCGAAGTAAAGCCATTGAAGGAACGCCTGTCTTCTCTCGAGAAAGTCAAGTCTACTGAACCTGAGAAGGTTAAGAGGCTGTCAAACGGAGATCTAAGTAACACAAGGTCTCTGAAAGAACGTCTGTCTAGCTTGAAGTCTCAGACATCTGAGGAAGATATCAAAATGGCCAAAACCGAAGTCAAAGAGGTGTCCATGAGCCTCAAGGAGCGTCTCTCTTGCCTCGACGCCGCAAAGAACAAGGAAATCCCCAAAATATCAGTTGAAGAAGAAATCGCACAGAGAAAGGAAATGGAATCCAAAATCGAAGAAACTAAAGACGCATTGATGGAAAGTTCTTTGAAGTCAAGTCTGTCTGGAATCGAAAACCAAATGCAGAGTTTCTGTCGTTCTCTAGACAGTTTGGATATCAATGGACAATCCTCTCCCAATTCTTTCGAGAGGGTCCAGTCATTGGAAGATTTTGACTGCGCTGAGATGCAAAACAATACTGTACCCAGCGACATTGAGACAGAAGACAGTGGAATCCACACTGCCAGAGACTCTTGTGTCCCTGCTGATGACATCGCTGACTTAACCCAAGTAGCGTCTCCAGTAGGCGAACCAATGGTCGAAGTGTCTGAATACGAATCATCCAACGAAGACGGAATTTCCAAAGACGACATCATCTTGGAAACAAAGATTGAAGAAATAGAGAAACACTCTTCACCCATCCAGATCATTCAAGACGTGATTGTGGAGGAAACTGAAGAGCAAGATGTTAAAACTGATGATGACAGCGCCAGCAACTACCTGCAAGCTGTCTCCCAACCCGAGGAGTTGAGCGTCACTGAAGCCACTGAGATACAACTGGACAAAGACGACGAAGACACTCTTAAAAGTTTGGACAATCAGGACACCAGTGTAAGTCTGAATGAGCAGTCGTCATCGGAGAGCGACACGGTTGTATTCGAGGGGAAAATGACGATATCATTAAACCTAAACGAGATACGCAACAATATGACCGCCGGTGCTGGGACTACTAACGCTAATACTAACAGCATGCCAATG GTGATCGATGCTCTCGAGCTGGCATTCAAAGAACTTGACTCAGAAGACAGCGCAGTCATGGAAGAGACACCCAAGAAGAATGACATGGACTTTGAGAAGAAGATCACCGTAGCTCCTCTGTATGAGAACATTGATATCTTCTACCAGAATGCTGATGAGGCCTTCCCTCTGGATATGCCGGCGAATGTTCTGGAGCCTCCTAAAGAGAAGCCACCTCCACCGCCCACTGAGGATGGACCGGAAGATGAGCTGCTTGGAAAT GGTAACTTCAAACACACAAGCTCAGCCCGTCGAATCAAGAAAGAAATCCGCAACAAACGCACCAGTTTCCTTGGCATCGAGGGTCAGGACGACTCCTACTTAGACGTAGACCTGACCCTGGCCCCTCGACCAGACATCACCTCCTTCCTGCAAGAAGAGACCAAGATTGAGAAGCTGCTGTACAAGAAGACGCTGTCTCATGATATGGATGCCAAGTTGAGGGAGAGCAGGGATTCTGGAGTGGATGTGGATCGAGGACCTTCGGCTGAAGCCTGGTATAGGGGACATTCGTCTCCTGAGACTTCTAATCCTCATAGCAGACAGAATAGTGAG CCATACACTCACGTAACAGTGACATCAGACGAAGAAGAACAGATCAAGAAGCAGACCTTCACCTCCGACCTAAACAGCAAGCTGACAGAActgacagacacacagacagacaacATCGAGAATATGGACAAGAAACTACAGCAGACACAG GCAGGCACTAACGAGGACTGGCCCGACGGGGCTTTTGACGATGCCCACACCAAG GAGGTCCTGCGATTCGAAAGAGAGCTGCTTCAACTAGAACAAGAAGAACTGAGACGTCAGCGTGAAAACCTCATCAGGGATCAGACAAGAATCATTCAGAAATCAGTCCAAGACATCTCCAGTATACCTTCGACTCCTGAAAAGCCTCCCATGCATAGTAGACCGAAGAACGGGAATCAGAACTACAGGCATTCAATGCCCAATTTACTATTGAACGAAAACTATGCATCAATACCTCCCGCGGTCCCAGAAAGGTCGGAAGTCGATGAAAAACGCAAGCCATTTGTATCTGAAGAACATATGCAAAGGCATTTTGGGGTTGAAGAGAGTAGAAGAGTGTTGTATGAAGGAAAGGATGTGAGGAGACAGGCTGTCAGAGTGCCTCAGCCCGTATTGCCTCCTAAGCCTAAAAGTCGGGAGTCTATTGAGAGGGAGATTACTATGAG GAGTAGCCGAGTGCCTTCAGCGGTCGAGTACGCAAACGTGCAGTTGCGTCAGAAACCCGTTACCAACGGCAACGGCGCCAACTATCACCCTATGACGCGTCACACGCTGCAGGCTCTATCGGCCGCGCCTACACCCAAGTTGATGTCCAATACGGAGTGGATGCAGCAACGCCAGCCAGTCAGGAAACCTGCcaactataattataatcaacaCTGGCTTATACAG GAGGCAGAACAGCGTCGTATCGAGGAGGCCAGGCGGACCCGCGCGGCGCAGCGCCACTCGTACCACCCCGACCTGCAGCACCCCGCGCACCCCGTGCACCCCACACACCCCGCACATCTACACGAGATGCATGCACTCTCTACCAG TCAACAACAGTTATCGGAGGTGAAACGTCCAGTGAGGACGGAACAACGTGAGGAGAAGCTGCTCAGCGTCAGTGGACGTAGGAAGTGCTCGCACTGTGGAGAGGaattag GTCGCGGCGCGGCCATGATCATCGAGTCGCTGTCGCTGTGCTACCACGTGTGGTGCTTCACGTGCGCGGTGTGCGGCGCCGCGCTGGGCGACGGGCGGGCCGGGGCTGACGTGCGCGTCAGAGCGCAGCGCCTGCACTGTCAGCACTGCTACTCCAGCGACGACGGACGGAAGTACTCCGCGGTGTAG
- the wtrw gene encoding ankyrin repeat domain 61 water witch has translation MPATRRLLSARWFRARRTARHDDDEPPAAPRRPPARGQAAAQPHPPLDEESLERAYPSMAHLEYVNAGSSPPAESAPNMYDSFEEPPLDLTAHICADSLRQSAHEQMRAVGGRLRLLDELETGVITAESAATTFSAASEAEKNVCLFWAAFLKLANLLPPLVEVGADPLYFDALGLSPLHAAAFSGSAECATYLLSCGCDPNYMPRCFAPLHCAAFGNSVQVANLLISRGASVHSAVKYVNCEGGLLHCAVRANSVECLKLFISHGVDVNQIEPGGTNAIHLAADLGMFQCLTILLETPGADANVRTRVGDRESTALHLAADGGFVECVDFLLSKGADASLKNHRGFTALHLAARSASLECVESLLRKGNAEPNANDFDMRTPLHAAIGKSDSACDIIETLISWGANVNQKDEYGFTPLHLAALDGLSACVETLIYHGADVTTRSKKGNSALNVIARKTPASLAMVTRKLDCAITLRHSQTSNREVELELDFRSILHHCYPREISYLNTFVDEGQKEVLLHPLCSAFLYIKWEKIRKYYVARLFLSFIFVLCLTLYVLTALAHNCYNGSKDMEETIQEQELCQKQSILGDLLRKNPFVIEMQWWVLAGITIFEIFRKVYGIAGYSTVKQYLMQSENIIEWFVIVSVFLISYIYTNITYTWQNHVGAFAVLAGWTNLMMMIGQLPVFGTYVAMYQKVQKEFAKLLMAYSCILIGFTISFCVIFPDSSSFANPFMGFITVLTMMIGELNLDLLLNEPDGNDPPVLLEFSAQITYVLFLMFVTVVLMNLLVGIAVHDIQGLRKTAGLSKLVRQTKLISYMELALFNGYLPKCLLKILHSSALVSPQAYRVVLSVKPLNPSEKRLPRDIMMAAYDIAKMRKQYGHTISSSGSTTGAYSCFKKYENNNDCGYREYGYTSGLGSLQARLDETSENVRQLTQEVRELKKLINAQQLVLQQALSGAMDR, from the coding sequence ATGCCCGCCACGCGCCGCCTGCTGTCCGCGCGCTGGTTCAGAGCGCGCCGCACCGCGCGGCACGACGACGATgagccgcccgccgcgccgcggcGCCCGCCCGCCCGCGGGCAAGCAGCCGCCCAGCCGCACCCGCCCCTGGACGAAGAGTCCTTGGAGCGCGCCTATCCCTCCATGGCGCACCTCGAGTACGTCAACGCCGGCTCCTCCCCGCCGGCCGAGAGCGCGCCCAACATGTATGACAGCTTCGAGGAGCCGCCGCTCGATCTAACTGCGCACATCTGCGCCGACTCGTTACGTCAGAGCGCGCACGAACAGATGCGCGCCGTCGGCGGACGTCTGCGATTACTGGACGAGCTCGAGACCGGGGTCATTACCGCCGAATCGGCCGCTACCACTTTCTCTGCCGCTTCCGAAGCGGAGAAGAACGTGTGCCTGTTCTGGGCGGCGTTCCTGAAGCTCGCCAACTTGCTGCCGCCCTTGGTGGAGGTCGGTGCCGACCCCTTGTACTTCGATGCCCTCGGCCTGTCGCCGCTGCACGCCGCGGCCTTCAGCGGCTCGGCGGAATGCGCCACGTACCTGCTGTCGTGCGGTTGCGATCCCAATTATATGCCGCGATGCTTCGCCCCGCTCCATTGTGCCGCGTTCGGGAACTCAGTGCAAGTGGCTAATTTGCTAATCAGTCGCGGTGCATCCGTACACTCCGCCGTGAAGTATGTCAACTGTGAAGGTGGCCTCCTGCATTGTGCCGTGCGCGCCAATTCCGTGGAATGTCTCAAATTGTTTATATCCCACGGCGTCGACGTCAATCAAATCGAGCCGGGCGGCACTAACGCTATACACCTCGCCGCCGATTTGGGAATGTTCCAGTGCCTCACGATATTACTGGAGACGCCGGGCGCTGACGCCAATGTAAGGACGCGTGTCGGTGACAGAGAGTCGACCGCACTCCACTTGGCTGCCGATGGCGGTTTCGTGGAATGCGTGGATTTCTTGCTTTCTAAAGGTGCTGATGCTAGTTTGAAAAACCACAGAGGCTTCACAGCTTTGCATTTGGCTGCCCGCTCTGCAAGTTTGGAATGCGTGGAGTCGTTGCTAAGAAAAGGGAACGCTGAACCGAACGCTAATGACTTTGACATGAGGACCCCTCTGCACGCCGCTATCGGCAAGTCTGACAGCGCATGCGACATTATCGAGACGTTGATCAGTTGGGGAGCGAACGTGAACCAGAAGGATGAGTATGGGTTCACGCCGCTGCACCTGGCCGCTCTTGACGGTCTGTCGGCGTGCGTCGAGACGCTCATCTATCACGGTGCTGACGTAACTACGAGGTCTAAAAAAGGAAACTCGGCGCTTAATGTAATAGCTAGAAAAACGCCGGCGTCTCTTGCGATGGTAACTAGAAAATTGGACTGTGCGATCACGCTACGTCACTCGCAAACGAGCAACAGAGAGGTCGAACTGGAATTAGACTTTCGTAGCATTCTACATCACTGCTACCCACGAGAGATAAGTTATTTGAACACATTTGTTGATGAAGGACAAAAAGAGGTGCTTCTCCATCCCCTCTGTTCAGCATTCCTATACATAAAATGGGAGAAAATACGCAAATATTACGTCGCCAGACTGTTCTTAAGTTTCATTTTTGTTCTTTGTCTCACATTATACGTACTGACTGCGTTGGCACATAATTGTTACAATGGCAGCAAGGATATGGAAGAAACGATACAGGAACAGGAACTATGTCAGAAACAATCTATCCTTGGAGACTTGTTAAGGAAAAATCCATTCGTCATCGAAATGCAATGGTGGGTGCTGGCCGGGATCACGATATTTGAGATATTCAGGAAAGTGTACGGAATTGCGGGCTATTCGACTGTGAAGCAATATTTAATGCAATCAGAGAATATTATAGAGTGGTTCGTGATCGTGAGCGTGTTTCTGATATCctatatctatactaacatCACGTACACGTGGCAGAATCACGTCGGAGCGTTCGCGGTGCTCGCCGGCTGGACCAACCTCATGATGATGATCGGTCAGCTACCGGTCTTCGGGACTTACGTCGCCATGTACCAAAAAGTACAAAAGGAATTCGCGAAATTGCTAATGGCATACTCTTGTATACTAATTGGCTTTACAATAAGTTTCTGTGTCATTTTCCCGGATTCGTCATCGTTCGCCAATCCATTCATGGGTTTTATAACCGTGCTGACTATGATGATCGGCGAATTAAACTTGGATTTGCTTCTCAATGAGCCAGATGGAAATGACCCCCCTGTCCTTTTAGAGTTCTCTGCGCAGATCACTTACGTACTATTTTTAATGTTCGTGACCGTGGTCTTGATGAATCTACTCGTAGGTATAGCGGTCCACGACATTCAGGGGCTAAGGAAAACAGCTGGTTTATCCAAACTTGTTAGACAGACAAAGTTGATTTCCTACATGGAGTTGGCATTGTTCAACGGATATCTACCTAAATGCCTGCTAAAAATACTTCACTCTTCGGCCTTAGTCTCCCCACAAGCGTACAGAGTAGTGTTGAGTGTCAAACCGTTGAACCCGAGCGAAAAGCGCCTCCCTCGGGACATAATGATGGCGGCATACGACATTGCCAAGATGCGGAAACAATACGGTCACACAATCTCATCGAGTGGGTCCACGACGGGAGCGTATTCCTGCTTCAAGAAGTACGAGAACAACAATGACTGCGGCTACCGAGAGTACGGCTACACATCAGGGTTGGGAAGTCTGCAGGCGAGGTTAGACGAGACTTCGGAAAATGTTCGGCAATTGACTCAGGAAGTGAGGGAATTAAAGAAGTTGATAAACGCCCAGCAGCTTGTGTTACAGCAAGCGTTGTCCGGCGCGATGGACCGTTGA